One Camarhynchus parvulus chromosome 26, STF_HiC, whole genome shotgun sequence genomic window carries:
- the TSPAN2 gene encoding tetraspanin-2 has product MGVGYGGMRCVKILLFIFNLTFWLAGLAVIAFGLWLRFGGPMAEFATDKKSPELFFMGLYVLVGAGAIMSAVGFFGCCGAARESQCLIGTFFACLLVIFAGEVTAGVFAFIGKKVAIQEAQKIYEDAYEDYMKNPVGKVNSTIYRYHVALQCCGKGNVEQQTGLPCPENIQLPKNCLAEIQNVIDTQLRLVGIVGIAIASITIFGMIFSMVLCCTIRNMREMI; this is encoded by the exons ATGGGCGTGGGCTATGGAGGGATGCGCTGCGTCAAGATCCTGCTCTTCATCTTCAACCTGACCTTCTGG CTGGCAGGACTGGCTGTCATTGCCTTTGGGCTGTGGCTGCGGTTTGGTGGGCCCATGGCAGAGTTTGCTACAGACAAGAAGTCCCCGGAACTTTTCTTCATGG GACTCTATGTACTGGTGGGAGCAGGGGCCATCATGTCAGCAGTTGGATTTTTCGggtgctgtggagcagcacGGGAGTCCCAGTGCTTGATTGGAACT ttCTTTGCTTGCCTGTTGGTGATATTTGCAGGTGAGGTCACTGCTGGAGTATTTGCCTTCATAGGCAAGAAAGTG GCAATACAAGAAGCCCAGAAAATCTATGAAGATGCTTATGAGGATTACATGAAAAACCCAGTGGGGAAGGTCAACAGTACCATCTATCGCTACCACGTGGCT ctccagtgctgtgGTAAAGGTAATGTGGAACAACAAACAGGATTACCCTGTCCAGAGAACATCCAGCTGCCAAAG aacTGCCTGGCTGAAATTCAGAATGTAATTGATACTCAGCTGCGCTTAGTTGGAATTGTTGGAATTGCAATTGCTAGCATCACA ATCTTTGGCATGATATTCAGCATGGTTCTGTGCTGTACCATCCGTAACATGAGAGAAATGATCTAA